A single genomic interval of Microbacterium galbinum harbors:
- a CDS encoding phosphoglyceromutase, whose protein sequence is MTAKRTLILLRHGRSEWNELNLFTGWVDVRLNEQGQKEARRGGELLAESGILPDVLHTSLLSRAIQTANIALDAADRLWIPVTRSWRLNERHYGALQGKDKAQTLEEFGPEQFQLWRRSFDVPPPVLDDDSEFSQVHDVRYAGIDGEVPRTESLKLVIDRLLPYWESAIVPDLEAGKTVLVTAHGNSLRGLVKHLEGISDEDIAELNIPTGIPLVYELDENNVPTGPGRYLDPEAAAAGAAAVAAQGKK, encoded by the coding sequence ATGACTGCGAAGCGCACCCTCATCCTGCTCCGTCACGGCCGGAGCGAGTGGAACGAACTGAACCTCTTCACCGGCTGGGTGGACGTCCGCCTGAACGAGCAGGGGCAGAAGGAGGCACGCCGCGGCGGAGAGCTGCTCGCCGAATCCGGCATCCTGCCCGACGTGCTGCACACCTCGCTGCTGAGCCGCGCGATCCAGACCGCGAACATCGCCCTCGACGCCGCCGACCGGCTGTGGATCCCGGTGACGCGCTCGTGGCGCCTCAACGAGCGTCACTACGGTGCTCTGCAGGGCAAGGACAAGGCGCAGACGCTCGAGGAGTTCGGCCCCGAGCAGTTCCAGCTGTGGCGTCGCTCGTTCGACGTGCCGCCGCCCGTGCTCGACGACGACAGCGAATTCAGCCAGGTGCACGACGTCCGCTATGCGGGCATCGACGGCGAGGTGCCGCGCACCGAGTCGCTCAAGCTCGTCATCGATCGACTCCTCCCGTACTGGGAGAGCGCGATCGTCCCCGACCTCGAGGCCGGCAAGACCGTGCTCGTCACGGCGCACGGCAACTCGCTGCGCGGCCTCGTGAAGCACCTCGAGGGCATCAGCGACGAAGACATCGCCGAGCTGAACATCCCCACCGGCATCCCGCTCGTCTACGAACTCGACGAGAACAACGTGCCCACCGGTCCCGGCCGCTACCTCGACCCCGAGGCCGCCGCCGCCGGTGCCGCTGCGGTCGCCGCGCAGGGCAAGAAGTAA
- a CDS encoding class I SAM-dependent methyltransferase: MASSPLGRPTRGTTGTNRLRRNDRWIAASDALRRASDPLVVDLGYGASGVTAFELATRLVRVRPDVEVRGLEIDPARVASAEMQLAEVRAGRTPFAADLPVSFGRGGFEVPLPDGRRAAVIRSMNVLRQYDEQDVPDAWARMTSRLAPGGLLFEGTCDEIGRIASWIDVAPDAAPLRFTLSLRLADLDRPSIVAERLPKALIHRNVPGERIHALLTDLDREWDRAAGLSTFGATQRFLAAAGALRAQGWPVLGGRTRWRLGELTLPWSAVAPAN, translated from the coding sequence ATGGCGTCATCTCCCCTCGGCAGGCCCACGCGCGGCACCACCGGGACCAACCGGCTGCGGCGCAACGACCGCTGGATCGCCGCCAGCGACGCTCTCCGTCGAGCGTCCGATCCCCTCGTCGTCGACCTCGGGTACGGGGCGAGCGGCGTGACCGCGTTCGAGCTCGCGACCCGCCTCGTGCGTGTGCGGCCCGACGTCGAGGTGCGCGGGCTCGAGATCGATCCCGCGCGCGTCGCGAGCGCCGAGATGCAGCTCGCGGAGGTGCGCGCGGGCCGCACGCCGTTCGCCGCAGACCTTCCCGTCTCGTTCGGCCGCGGCGGGTTCGAGGTGCCGCTTCCCGACGGACGCCGCGCGGCGGTCATCCGGTCGATGAACGTGCTCCGCCAGTACGACGAGCAGGACGTGCCGGATGCCTGGGCGCGCATGACCTCGCGCCTGGCGCCCGGTGGGCTGTTGTTCGAGGGCACGTGCGATGAGATCGGGCGCATCGCGAGCTGGATCGACGTCGCCCCGGACGCTGCTCCGCTGCGCTTCACCCTCTCGCTCCGGCTCGCCGATCTCGACCGTCCGAGCATCGTCGCGGAGCGTCTCCCCAAAGCTCTGATCCACCGCAACGTCCCCGGCGAACGCATTCACGCCCTCCTGACCGACCTCGACCGCGAGTGGGATCGGGCCGCCGGACTGTCGACGTTCGGGGCGACCCAGCGCTTCCTCGCCGCCGCGGGCGCGCTGCGCGCACAGGGGTGGCCCGTGCTCGGCGGTCGGACGCGGTGGCGACTGGGCGAGCTCACGCTGCCGTGGTCGGCGGTCGCGCCCGCGAACTGA
- the ygfZ gene encoding CAF17-like 4Fe-4S cluster assembly/insertion protein YgfZ, with translation MGAFAEIDGAVSDGDVIAHFGDAFREQRRLAEGAAFVPLGDRVVIEVAGPERLSWLDSITSQALGRLAPGESTELLILDPQGRVEHAAGVLDDGASTWLLADAGDAEALAGWLTRMKFRAQASVGIRPDLVPIGFLDGGAIAPVVATAAAAPSGAPLIWADPWQHVSAGGHQYAEVAAHPAADYAWRVALLTTEAADALAVSADRDALAGLLAAEALRVAAWRPRWATEVDERSLPHESDWIRSAVHLNKGCYRGQETVAKVHNLGHPPRRLAALQLDGSDAVLPEARASVFAGDEEVGHLTSVARHFEDGPIALAILSRRAPVGDLVVRADGLEIAASQQVIVPADAGATADIPRLTRLSRRPSAPDPRAQV, from the coding sequence GTGGGCGCATTCGCCGAGATCGACGGCGCCGTCTCCGACGGAGACGTGATCGCGCACTTCGGCGACGCGTTCCGCGAGCAGCGCCGCCTCGCCGAGGGCGCTGCCTTCGTCCCGCTCGGCGATCGGGTCGTGATCGAGGTCGCGGGGCCCGAGCGGCTGAGCTGGCTCGACTCCATCACCTCGCAGGCGCTCGGCCGTCTCGCTCCGGGTGAGAGCACCGAGTTGCTGATCCTCGACCCGCAGGGTCGGGTCGAGCACGCGGCCGGAGTCCTCGACGACGGCGCATCGACCTGGTTGCTGGCGGATGCCGGTGACGCCGAAGCGCTCGCCGGATGGCTGACCCGCATGAAGTTCCGCGCGCAGGCCTCCGTCGGCATCCGTCCGGATCTCGTTCCGATCGGATTCCTCGACGGCGGAGCGATCGCGCCGGTGGTGGCCACGGCGGCGGCCGCACCGAGCGGTGCGCCCCTGATCTGGGCCGATCCGTGGCAGCACGTGTCCGCGGGCGGACACCAGTACGCCGAGGTCGCAGCGCACCCCGCCGCCGACTACGCGTGGCGGGTCGCGCTGCTGACGACCGAGGCCGCGGATGCTCTCGCGGTGTCTGCCGATCGCGACGCGCTGGCCGGGCTCCTCGCAGCAGAGGCGCTGCGTGTCGCCGCCTGGCGTCCGCGCTGGGCGACCGAGGTCGATGAGCGCTCCCTGCCGCACGAGTCCGATTGGATCCGCAGCGCCGTGCACCTGAACAAGGGCTGCTACCGCGGGCAGGAGACGGTCGCCAAGGTGCACAACCTCGGGCACCCGCCGCGGCGTCTGGCCGCGCTGCAGCTCGACGGCAGCGATGCGGTGCTGCCGGAGGCCCGGGCATCCGTCTTCGCGGGCGACGAGGAGGTCGGGCACCTGACCTCCGTGGCCCGGCACTTCGAGGACGGGCCGATCGCGCTCGCGATCCTCAGCCGCCGCGCACCGGTCGGCGACCTCGTCGTGCGAGCCGACGGCCTCGAGATCGCGGCTTCGCAGCAGGTCATCGTTCCGGCGGATGCCGGTGCGACGGCCGACATCCCGCGCCTCACCCGTCTGTCCCGTCGCCCGTCGGCACCGGACCCGCGCGCGCAGGTCTAG
- a CDS encoding FABP family protein, whose protein sequence is MLELPTDLPADLAPLSWLIGVWEGTGVIDYPVGDERLQGEFTHRVSFSHDGGPFLNYSATATFLTEEGSPASALLAETGFWRLARPATDADAGPALLPPTADAVARTVDDVEELRAESGGFPIEVSLAHADGALELYLGEINGPRIDIATDAVVRSSGAKVHTASSRMYGLVDGHLLWAWDIAALGTPLRSHASARLAKV, encoded by the coding sequence GTGCTCGAGCTTCCCACCGACCTCCCGGCCGACCTCGCCCCGCTCTCGTGGCTGATCGGCGTCTGGGAGGGAACAGGTGTCATCGACTACCCCGTCGGAGATGAGCGGCTGCAGGGCGAGTTCACGCATCGCGTGAGCTTCAGCCATGATGGCGGCCCGTTCCTGAACTACTCGGCCACCGCCACCTTCCTCACGGAGGAGGGCTCCCCGGCCTCCGCCCTGCTGGCCGAGACCGGTTTCTGGCGTCTCGCGCGCCCGGCGACGGACGCGGATGCCGGTCCGGCACTGCTGCCCCCGACCGCGGACGCCGTGGCCCGCACGGTCGACGACGTCGAGGAGCTGCGCGCCGAGAGCGGCGGCTTCCCGATCGAGGTGTCACTCGCCCACGCCGACGGTGCGCTCGAGCTGTACCTGGGTGAGATCAACGGCCCGCGCATCGATATCGCCACGGATGCCGTGGTGCGCAGTTCCGGAGCCAAGGTGCACACCGCCTCCTCGCGGATGTACGGCCTGGTCGACGGCCACCTGCTGTGGGCCTGGGACATCGCGGCCCTCGGCACCCCGTTGCGCTCGCACGCCTCCGCGCGACTGGCCAAGGTCTGA
- a CDS encoding winged helix-turn-helix transcriptional regulator → MPQILVLTNAPAEESVLPALELLSHTVRQIPAEPARLVSAPEYDIVIVDARTDLAGAKSLCRLLRATGQEAPLLLIVTEGGMSAVSGDWGIDDVLLSTAGPAETDARLRLAIARRDDAAAPTRVQASGVTIDEQSYSAKLHGKPLDLTYKEFQLLHFLATHPSRVFTREQLLSEVWGYDYFGGTRTVDVHVRRLRAKLGDADQIIGTVRNVGYRFNVYEDDTLVGSR, encoded by the coding sequence GTGCCCCAGATCCTGGTCTTGACGAATGCTCCTGCCGAGGAGTCGGTCCTGCCCGCGCTGGAGCTGCTCAGCCACACCGTCCGCCAGATCCCCGCAGAGCCCGCGCGGCTGGTGAGCGCCCCCGAGTACGACATCGTGATCGTCGATGCCCGCACCGACCTCGCGGGCGCCAAGTCGCTGTGCCGTCTGCTCCGCGCGACCGGCCAGGAGGCGCCGCTGCTGCTCATCGTCACCGAAGGCGGCATGAGCGCCGTCTCCGGCGACTGGGGCATCGACGACGTGCTGCTCTCGACCGCCGGCCCCGCCGAGACCGACGCCCGCCTGCGGCTCGCGATCGCGCGCCGCGACGACGCCGCGGCTCCGACGCGTGTGCAGGCATCCGGCGTCACGATCGACGAGCAGTCGTACTCCGCCAAGCTGCACGGCAAGCCGCTCGACCTCACCTACAAGGAGTTCCAGCTCCTGCACTTCCTCGCCACGCACCCCTCGCGGGTGTTCACGCGCGAGCAGCTGCTCAGCGAGGTCTGGGGCTACGACTACTTCGGCGGCACGCGCACGGTCGACGTGCACGTGCGGCGCCTGCGGGCCAAGCTCGGCGACGCCGATCAGATCATCGGAACGGTCCGCAACGTCGGCTACCGCTTCAACGTGTACGAGGACGACACCCTGGTGGGCTCGCGGTAA
- a CDS encoding RNA degradosome polyphosphate kinase, whose amino-acid sequence MMDPALADAGLGDAEDDDFDAVEAPDSLLPDHRYLDRELSWLAFNQRVLELAEDPSLPELERANFLAIFASNLDEFFMVRVAGLKRRIITGLAVPTNIGRSPSDALADISREAHALQLRHADAWTSLVRPALADAGVEITEWDELTDDERAGLTDYFQAQVFPVLMPLAVDPAHPFPYISGLSLNLAIRIRNARTGRQEFARLKVPPMLPRFVEVPGNSEISRYLRLEELIANHLGDLFPGMEVLDHHAFRLTRNEDVEIEEDESENLIQALEAELLRRRFGPPIRLEITDDMDDVTLELLVKELDITDQEVYRLPGPLDLRGLFGLSRIERPDLRYPPHVPTTAVAFQPGDSSTRADMFKAIRKSDVLVHHPYESFTTSVQAFLEQAARDPHVLAIKQTLYRTSGDSPVVQALIDAAEAGKQVLALVEVKARFDEANNIVWARKLEKAGVHVVYGLVGLKTHCKLALVIREEDGKLQHYSHVGTGNYNPKTSRIYEDFGLFTADAQVGKDLTRLFNELSGYAIEKKFKRLLVAPLHLRKGLVRQIDNERANAVAGKPAHIRIKVNSMVDEEIIDALYRASVAGVKVDVWVRGICSLRTDLAGISDNITVRSILGRYLEHSRIFAFENGGDSQIYIGSADMMHRNLDRRVEALVRVTEPAHLKELLAFFDLAMDPGTSSWHLGAAGVWERHAADADGKPLIDLQDKTMGQIQRRRRARAVR is encoded by the coding sequence ATGATGGATCCCGCTCTCGCCGACGCAGGTCTCGGCGACGCCGAAGACGACGACTTCGATGCCGTCGAGGCCCCCGACTCGCTCCTCCCGGATCACCGGTACCTCGATCGCGAGCTGAGTTGGCTCGCGTTCAACCAGCGCGTGCTCGAGCTGGCCGAGGATCCCTCGCTCCCCGAACTCGAGCGGGCGAACTTCCTGGCCATCTTCGCCAGCAACCTCGACGAGTTCTTCATGGTGCGCGTCGCCGGCCTCAAACGGCGCATCATCACCGGCCTCGCCGTGCCGACCAACATTGGCCGCTCCCCCTCCGACGCCCTCGCCGACATCTCGCGCGAGGCGCATGCGCTGCAGCTGCGGCACGCGGATGCCTGGACGTCGCTCGTGCGCCCGGCCCTCGCCGACGCCGGTGTCGAGATCACGGAGTGGGACGAGCTGACCGACGACGAGCGCGCGGGCCTGACCGACTACTTCCAGGCCCAGGTGTTCCCGGTGCTCATGCCCCTCGCGGTCGATCCGGCGCATCCGTTCCCCTACATCTCGGGGCTGTCGCTCAACCTCGCGATCCGCATCCGCAACGCACGCACGGGTCGCCAGGAGTTCGCGCGCCTCAAGGTGCCGCCGATGCTGCCTCGGTTCGTGGAGGTACCGGGCAACAGCGAGATCTCGCGCTACCTGCGCCTCGAAGAGCTCATCGCCAACCACCTCGGAGACCTCTTTCCCGGTATGGAGGTGCTCGACCACCACGCCTTCCGCCTCACCCGCAACGAAGACGTCGAGATCGAGGAGGACGAGAGCGAGAACCTCATCCAGGCGCTCGAGGCCGAGCTGCTGCGCCGCCGGTTCGGACCGCCGATCCGCCTCGAGATCACCGACGACATGGACGACGTGACCCTCGAGCTGCTGGTGAAGGAACTCGACATCACCGACCAGGAGGTCTACCGTCTCCCCGGGCCGCTCGACCTGCGCGGACTCTTCGGCCTCTCGCGCATCGAGCGCCCCGATCTGCGGTACCCGCCGCACGTTCCGACCACGGCGGTCGCGTTCCAGCCCGGCGACAGCAGCACGCGTGCCGACATGTTCAAGGCCATCCGCAAGTCCGACGTGCTCGTGCACCACCCGTACGAGTCGTTCACCACGAGCGTGCAGGCGTTCCTCGAACAGGCTGCCCGTGATCCGCATGTGCTCGCCATCAAGCAGACCCTGTACCGCACCTCGGGAGACAGCCCCGTCGTGCAGGCGCTGATCGACGCCGCCGAAGCGGGCAAGCAGGTGCTCGCCCTGGTCGAGGTCAAGGCACGGTTCGACGAGGCGAACAACATCGTCTGGGCGCGCAAACTCGAGAAGGCCGGCGTGCACGTCGTGTACGGCCTGGTCGGGCTCAAGACGCACTGCAAGCTCGCCCTCGTGATCCGCGAGGAAGACGGCAAGCTCCAGCACTACTCGCACGTCGGCACCGGAAACTACAACCCGAAGACCAGCCGCATCTACGAGGACTTCGGGCTGTTCACCGCGGACGCACAGGTCGGAAAAGACCTCACCCGCCTCTTCAACGAGCTGAGCGGCTATGCGATCGAGAAGAAGTTCAAGCGTCTGCTCGTCGCGCCCCTGCACCTGCGCAAGGGACTCGTGCGCCAGATCGACAACGAGCGCGCCAACGCCGTCGCGGGCAAGCCCGCGCACATCCGCATCAAGGTCAACTCGATGGTCGACGAGGAGATCATCGACGCGCTCTACCGTGCCAGCGTGGCCGGAGTGAAGGTCGACGTGTGGGTGCGCGGCATCTGCAGCCTCCGCACGGACCTCGCCGGCATCAGCGACAACATCACGGTGCGCAGCATCCTGGGCCGCTATCTCGAGCACTCGCGCATCTTCGCCTTCGAGAACGGCGGCGATTCGCAGATCTACATCGGCAGCGCCGACATGATGCACCGCAACCTCGACCGACGCGTCGAGGCGCTCGTCCGCGTCACCGAACCCGCGCATCTGAAGGAGCTCCTGGCCTTCTTCGACCTCGCGATGGATCCGGGGACGAGTTCCTGGCACCTCGGCGCGGCCGGCGTGTGGGAGCGCCACGCCGCGGATGCCGACGGCAAGCCGCTGATCGACCTGCAGGATAAGACCATGGGTCAGATTCAGCGACGCCGGCGTGCGCGGGCGGTTCGATGA
- a CDS encoding NUDIX hydrolase, whose product MTVGQTFAERSKWTDKAVYAAGAVVWRIVDGKLRILLIHRTKYRDVTLPKGKVDPGEMLAETAVREVQEETGIRVSLGVPVGVSRYNLASMKQKVVHYWAAEATDDAIRASTFVPNREIAAIEWASVKKARERLSYPVDHEILDFFARLVEDGALRTFPLIVLRHAKALSRSEWDGTDAERPLADRGRRQAKSIVGPLRAFGVRKIVTSDAVRCVETVKPLAKALDRKAVRTELISQDAWEDGTSDLRSVVGRRVRSGKPAVLCSHGPVLPGLLSEIALATATIQGSYLSSAADLEPAAFSVVHLSATNPGSGIISIETHIPKV is encoded by the coding sequence ATGACGGTCGGACAGACCTTCGCAGAGCGGTCGAAGTGGACGGACAAGGCCGTCTACGCGGCCGGTGCCGTCGTCTGGCGCATCGTCGACGGCAAGCTGCGCATCCTGCTGATCCACCGCACCAAATACCGTGACGTCACCCTGCCCAAGGGCAAGGTCGATCCCGGCGAGATGCTCGCCGAGACCGCCGTGCGCGAGGTGCAGGAGGAGACCGGCATCCGCGTCTCCCTGGGCGTTCCGGTGGGCGTGAGCCGCTACAACCTCGCGTCGATGAAGCAGAAGGTCGTGCACTACTGGGCCGCCGAGGCCACCGACGACGCGATCCGCGCGTCGACGTTCGTGCCCAACCGGGAGATCGCGGCGATCGAGTGGGCCAGCGTGAAGAAGGCCAGGGAGCGCCTCAGCTACCCGGTCGACCACGAGATCCTCGATTTCTTCGCCCGTCTGGTCGAGGACGGCGCGCTGCGTACGTTCCCACTGATCGTGCTGCGGCACGCCAAGGCGTTGTCGCGTTCCGAATGGGACGGTACGGATGCCGAGCGCCCGCTCGCCGATCGCGGGCGCCGACAGGCGAAGTCGATCGTCGGCCCCCTGCGCGCCTTCGGCGTGCGGAAGATCGTGACGAGCGACGCCGTCCGATGCGTCGAGACCGTGAAGCCGCTCGCCAAGGCGCTCGATCGCAAGGCCGTGCGCACCGAGCTCATCAGCCAGGACGCCTGGGAGGACGGAACCTCCGATCTGCGCTCGGTGGTCGGGCGGCGCGTACGCTCCGGCAAGCCCGCCGTGCTCTGCAGCCACGGGCCCGTTCTGCCCGGCCTCCTGTCCGAGATCGCGCTCGCGACCGCGACGATCCAGGGCTCCTACCTCAGCAGCGCGGCCGACCTCGAGCCGGCGGCGTTCTCCGTGGTTCACCTCTCGGCCACGAACCCCGGATCCGGCATCATCTCGATCGAGACGCACATTCCGAAGGTCTGA
- a CDS encoding phosphate ABC transporter substrate-binding protein PstS, whose translation MKISRIARIGAIGAVAALALAGCAANEGGTGGSSEAPSDSTLSGTIDATGASSQTAAQEAWVAAFQTANPDVTVNYEPTGSGTGRENFLEGGSNFIGSDRAFNDEEIAAGGFGACVTDDIVEVPLYISPVAVAFNIEGIDTLNLDAATIAGIFAGTITNWNAPEIAALNDGVELPDLAISPVHRSDPSGTQETFTKYLSATAGDVWTYEPADVWPIEGGEAAQGTSGVVQAITAGNGAIGFADASQVGDLGQVHVGVGGDFVAYSAEAAAALVEGSPLVEGRGAGDLVFDVDPASAAEGSYPIALVSYLIACEQYEDTNVAELVKEYLTYIASAEGQEAAADNAGSAPISDSLREQVQAAIDLIQVG comes from the coding sequence GTGAAGATCTCCCGAATCGCTCGCATCGGCGCCATCGGCGCCGTCGCTGCTCTCGCCCTGGCCGGTTGCGCCGCGAACGAAGGCGGCACCGGCGGCTCGTCCGAAGCCCCCTCCGACTCCACGCTCTCGGGCACCATCGACGCCACCGGCGCGTCGTCGCAGACCGCTGCGCAGGAGGCGTGGGTCGCCGCGTTCCAGACCGCGAACCCCGACGTCACCGTCAACTACGAGCCCACCGGCTCCGGCACCGGCCGCGAGAACTTCCTCGAGGGCGGCAGCAACTTCATCGGCTCCGACCGTGCGTTCAACGACGAGGAGATCGCCGCCGGCGGCTTCGGCGCCTGCGTGACCGACGACATCGTCGAGGTCCCGCTCTACATCTCGCCGGTCGCCGTCGCGTTCAACATCGAGGGCATCGACACGCTCAACCTCGACGCCGCCACGATCGCGGGCATCTTCGCCGGCACGATCACCAACTGGAACGCTCCCGAGATCGCCGCGCTGAACGACGGCGTCGAGCTGCCCGACCTGGCGATCTCGCCGGTCCACCGCTCCGACCCCTCGGGCACGCAGGAGACCTTCACCAAGTACCTCTCGGCGACCGCCGGTGACGTCTGGACCTACGAGCCGGCCGATGTCTGGCCGATCGAGGGTGGCGAGGCCGCTCAGGGCACCTCGGGTGTCGTCCAGGCCATCACCGCGGGCAACGGCGCGATCGGCTTCGCCGACGCCTCGCAGGTCGGCGACCTCGGCCAGGTGCACGTCGGCGTGGGCGGCGACTTCGTCGCCTACTCGGCCGAGGCCGCTGCCGCGCTCGTCGAGGGCTCGCCCCTCGTCGAGGGACGTGGCGCCGGAGACCTCGTCTTCGACGTCGACCCGGCATCCGCTGCCGAGGGTTCCTACCCGATCGCCCTGGTCAGCTACCTGATCGCGTGCGAGCAGTACGAGGACACCAACGTCGCCGAGCTCGTCAAGGAGTACCTCACCTACATCGCCAGCGCCGAGGGCCAGGAAGCCGCCGCGGACAACGCCGGCAGCGCCCCGATCTCGGACTCGCTGCGCGAGCAGGTCCAGGCCGCGATCGACCTGATCCAGGTCGGCTGA
- the pstC gene encoding phosphate ABC transporter permease subunit PstC, which yields MSTTAQAPAAPHAPIKAKQRLGDRVFSGTALGAGIIILVVLALVAAFLIIQSIPAFQLDTTGNHILKGESFWVYVWPLVFGTLWASFIALLIAAPISIGIALFISHYAHRRLAAFLGYVIDLLAAVPSVVFGLWGGLVLAPLLQPIYAWLNTHASWVPFFGGQVSSTGKTILTASLVLAVMCIPIMTAICREVFLQTPKLHEEAALALGSTRWEMVRMAVLPFARGGMVSAAMLALGRALGETMAVTMVLSPSAVVSFLVLTATNPTPIPANIALAFPEAHGTGVNTLIATGLILFIVTFAVNALARWIVARRAEFSGAN from the coding sequence ATGAGCACGACCGCGCAGGCGCCCGCAGCGCCGCACGCACCGATCAAGGCCAAGCAGCGTCTCGGCGACCGGGTGTTTTCCGGTACCGCTCTCGGAGCGGGGATCATCATCCTCGTCGTCCTCGCGCTGGTCGCCGCCTTCCTCATCATCCAGAGCATCCCGGCGTTCCAGCTCGACACCACCGGCAACCACATCCTCAAGGGCGAATCCTTCTGGGTGTACGTCTGGCCCCTCGTCTTCGGAACGCTCTGGGCCTCGTTCATCGCGCTGCTCATCGCCGCACCGATCTCCATCGGCATCGCGCTCTTCATCTCGCACTACGCGCACCGTCGCCTCGCCGCCTTCCTCGGCTACGTGATCGACCTGCTCGCCGCGGTCCCCTCCGTCGTCTTCGGTCTCTGGGGCGGCCTCGTGCTCGCCCCCCTCCTCCAGCCGATCTACGCCTGGCTCAACACCCACGCCTCCTGGGTGCCGTTCTTCGGCGGCCAGGTGTCATCGACGGGAAAGACGATCCTCACGGCATCCCTCGTGCTCGCCGTGATGTGCATCCCGATCATGACCGCCATCTGCCGCGAGGTCTTCCTGCAGACGCCGAAGCTCCACGAGGAGGCGGCGCTCGCGCTCGGCTCCACCCGCTGGGAGATGGTGCGGATGGCCGTTCTGCCGTTCGCCCGCGGCGGTATGGTCTCGGCGGCGATGCTCGCCCTCGGCCGCGCACTCGGCGAGACCATGGCCGTGACCATGGTGCTGTCGCCCTCGGCCGTCGTCAGCTTCCTCGTGCTCACCGCGACGAACCCGACGCCGATCCCCGCCAACATCGCCCTGGCCTTCCCCGAAGCGCACGGCACCGGAGTCAACACGCTCATCGCGACCGGCCTCATCCTCTTCATCGTGACCTTCGCGGTCAACGCGTTGGCGCGATGGATCGTCGCCCGCCGCGCCGAGTTCTCGGGAGCGAACTGA